The following coding sequences lie in one Epinephelus lanceolatus isolate andai-2023 chromosome 24, ASM4190304v1, whole genome shotgun sequence genomic window:
- the mlpha gene encoding melanophilin a isoform X2: MERKLDLSRLTDEEAKHVWEVIQRDFNLRKKEEERLGDLKTKIQKEDTKRELLGSQSQLSDSHCIRCLQPFKFLVNSKRQCLDCHMYTCKSCSRYNKKEHGWVCDNCRMTRVLKIGTLGWYHDNVRNRFKRFGSAKVMRSLYKRLNGDGGRDDDTQSMPDVRSHVYNGAEDDHIETEVQRYKVMRKSKRLLSVHPLDFDPEEYFPYSRRPSVQMQEDRGYRNDVDYDMYNHRVNRRKSLDRYAMRPDDYGDSRMVRTRSLSKISSSVARQQYVDTSDEDEYPRYPPAYQQYPHRRKNSRASSQENLGQAPPMNELNKRMSAIESLLNRLEEKMTPADETATSSVQNEEEKLRRKLSELAGNLSDKGLSSDDEPGKKSFSVGKSLAGVKGGPVVTLDSLKDKELSSSSDEMPTEAQKRSTAAALCDLTTEVLRTINATENAMVEYGLSEPVDRAHLVGTDVKQADDAFRELEENVYMAAGQSYELETKLRRLEQSAKTRFGGTTDSELSELEDVVALTAARVQSAESEVSDIESKIAALNAAGSKKKVSGSHQRKKAPQDFSKTSNGAQWKSSNMF, translated from the exons GGATCTGAAGACAAAGATCCAGAAGGAGGACACCAAGCGAGAGCTGCTGGGTTCTCAGAGCCAGCTATCAGACTCTCACTGCATCCGCTGCCTGCAGCCCTTTAAGTTCCTGGTCAACAGTAAGCGCCAGTGTCTGGACTGCCACATGTACACCTGCAAGTCCTGCAGCCGCTACAACAAGAAGGAGCACGGCTGGGTGTGTGACAACTGCCGCATGACCAG GGTGCTGAAAATCGGCACTCTTGGTTGGTACCACGACAACGTACGGAATCGCTTCAAACGCTTTGGCAGTGCGAAGGTGATGAGGTCATTGTACAAGAGGCTGAATGGAGACG GTGGTCGTGATGACGACACTCAGAGTATGCCGGATGTCCGCAGCC ATGTGTATAACGGTGCCGAGGACGACCACATAGAGACCGAGGTTCAGCGCTACAAAGTG ATGAGGAAGAGCAAACGCTTGCTGTCAGTTCATCCTCTGGACTTTGACCCCGAGGAATATTTCCCTTATTCACGACGACCTTCTGTACAG atgcaggaggatcgCGGGTACAGGAATGACGTGGACTACGACATGTACAACCACCGAGTGAACCGCAGGAAGAGTCTGGACCGATACGCCATGAGACCAG ATGACTACGGCGACAGCAGGATGGTCCGGACTCGTTCTCTGTCTAAGATCAGCTCCTCGGTTGCTCGGCAGCAGTACGTGGACACCTCGGACGAGGACGAATACCCGAGGTACCCCCCAGCATACCAGCAGTACCCCCATCGTCGCAAGAACAGCAGAGCGTCCTCCCAGGAGAACCTGGGACAAGCCCCACCC ATGAATGAGCTGAACAAACGAATGTCGGCCATCGAGAGTCTGCTGAACCGCCTGGAGGAGAAGATGACACCTGCTGATGAG ACGGCGACTTCGTCGGTTCAGAACGAGGAGGAGAAGCTGAGGAGGAAGCTGAGCGAGCTGGCGGGGAACCTTAGTGATAAGGGACTGTCCTCAGACGACGAGCCCGGGAAGAAGTCCTTCTCTGTGGGTAAAAGTCTGGCTGGTGTAAAGGGTGGCCCGGTGGTCACTCTGGACTCTCTGAAAGATAAAGAGCTGAGCTCATCCAGCGACGAGATGCCCACCGAAGCTCAGAAG AGATCGACGGCCGCCGCCCTCTGTGACCTCACCACTGAGGTCCTCAGAACCATTAACGCCACAGAAAACGCGATGGTCGAGTACGGCCTGTCAGAGCCGGTTGACAGAGCCCACTTAGTAGGGACTGACGTTAAGCAAGCAGATGATGCGTTCAGGGAACTTGAGGAAAAT GTGTACATGGCGGCCGGTCAGTCGTATGAGCTGGAGACGAAGTTGAGGCGACTCGAGCAGAGCGCCAAGACTCGCTTCGGGGGGACGACAGACTCGGAGCTGTCGGAGCTGGAGGACGTGGTGGCGCTGACCGCCGCACGAGTCCAGAGCGCCGAGAGCGAG GTGTCGGATATCGAGAGTAAGATTGCTGCTCTGAACGCTGCAGGATCAAAGAAGAAG GTTTCTGGATCTCATCAGAGGAAAAAAGCACCCCAGGATTTCTCCA AAACCAGTAACGGAGCCCAGTGGAAATCCAGCAACATGTTCTGA
- the mlpha gene encoding melanophilin a isoform X1, giving the protein MERKLDLSRLTDEEAKHVWEVIQRDFNLRKKEEERLGDLKTKIQKEDTKRELLGSQSQLSDSHCIRCLQPFKFLVNSKRQCLDCHMYTCKSCSRYNKKEHGWVCDNCRMTRVLKIGTLGWYHDNVRNRFKRFGSAKVMRSLYKRLNGDGGRDDDTQSMPDVRSHVYNGAEDDHIETEVQRYKVMRKSKRLLSVHPLDFDPEEYFPYSRRPSVQQMQEDRGYRNDVDYDMYNHRVNRRKSLDRYAMRPDDYGDSRMVRTRSLSKISSSVARQQYVDTSDEDEYPRYPPAYQQYPHRRKNSRASSQENLGQAPPMNELNKRMSAIESLLNRLEEKMTPADETATSSVQNEEEKLRRKLSELAGNLSDKGLSSDDEPGKKSFSVGKSLAGVKGGPVVTLDSLKDKELSSSSDEMPTEAQKRSTAAALCDLTTEVLRTINATENAMVEYGLSEPVDRAHLVGTDVKQADDAFRELEENVYMAAGQSYELETKLRRLEQSAKTRFGGTTDSELSELEDVVALTAARVQSAESEVSDIESKIAALNAAGSKKKVSGSHQRKKAPQDFSKTSNGAQWKSSNMF; this is encoded by the exons GGATCTGAAGACAAAGATCCAGAAGGAGGACACCAAGCGAGAGCTGCTGGGTTCTCAGAGCCAGCTATCAGACTCTCACTGCATCCGCTGCCTGCAGCCCTTTAAGTTCCTGGTCAACAGTAAGCGCCAGTGTCTGGACTGCCACATGTACACCTGCAAGTCCTGCAGCCGCTACAACAAGAAGGAGCACGGCTGGGTGTGTGACAACTGCCGCATGACCAG GGTGCTGAAAATCGGCACTCTTGGTTGGTACCACGACAACGTACGGAATCGCTTCAAACGCTTTGGCAGTGCGAAGGTGATGAGGTCATTGTACAAGAGGCTGAATGGAGACG GTGGTCGTGATGACGACACTCAGAGTATGCCGGATGTCCGCAGCC ATGTGTATAACGGTGCCGAGGACGACCACATAGAGACCGAGGTTCAGCGCTACAAAGTG ATGAGGAAGAGCAAACGCTTGCTGTCAGTTCATCCTCTGGACTTTGACCCCGAGGAATATTTCCCTTATTCACGACGACCTTCTGTACAG cagatgcaggaggatcgCGGGTACAGGAATGACGTGGACTACGACATGTACAACCACCGAGTGAACCGCAGGAAGAGTCTGGACCGATACGCCATGAGACCAG ATGACTACGGCGACAGCAGGATGGTCCGGACTCGTTCTCTGTCTAAGATCAGCTCCTCGGTTGCTCGGCAGCAGTACGTGGACACCTCGGACGAGGACGAATACCCGAGGTACCCCCCAGCATACCAGCAGTACCCCCATCGTCGCAAGAACAGCAGAGCGTCCTCCCAGGAGAACCTGGGACAAGCCCCACCC ATGAATGAGCTGAACAAACGAATGTCGGCCATCGAGAGTCTGCTGAACCGCCTGGAGGAGAAGATGACACCTGCTGATGAG ACGGCGACTTCGTCGGTTCAGAACGAGGAGGAGAAGCTGAGGAGGAAGCTGAGCGAGCTGGCGGGGAACCTTAGTGATAAGGGACTGTCCTCAGACGACGAGCCCGGGAAGAAGTCCTTCTCTGTGGGTAAAAGTCTGGCTGGTGTAAAGGGTGGCCCGGTGGTCACTCTGGACTCTCTGAAAGATAAAGAGCTGAGCTCATCCAGCGACGAGATGCCCACCGAAGCTCAGAAG AGATCGACGGCCGCCGCCCTCTGTGACCTCACCACTGAGGTCCTCAGAACCATTAACGCCACAGAAAACGCGATGGTCGAGTACGGCCTGTCAGAGCCGGTTGACAGAGCCCACTTAGTAGGGACTGACGTTAAGCAAGCAGATGATGCGTTCAGGGAACTTGAGGAAAAT GTGTACATGGCGGCCGGTCAGTCGTATGAGCTGGAGACGAAGTTGAGGCGACTCGAGCAGAGCGCCAAGACTCGCTTCGGGGGGACGACAGACTCGGAGCTGTCGGAGCTGGAGGACGTGGTGGCGCTGACCGCCGCACGAGTCCAGAGCGCCGAGAGCGAG GTGTCGGATATCGAGAGTAAGATTGCTGCTCTGAACGCTGCAGGATCAAAGAAGAAG GTTTCTGGATCTCATCAGAGGAAAAAAGCACCCCAGGATTTCTCCA AAACCAGTAACGGAGCCCAGTGGAAATCCAGCAACATGTTCTGA
- the mlpha gene encoding melanophilin a isoform X3 yields MERKLDLSRLTDEEAKHVWEVIQRDFNLRKKEEERLGDLKTKIQKEDTKRELLGSQSQLSDSHCIRCLQPFKFLVNSKRQCLDCHMYTCKSCSRYNKKEHGWVCDNCRMTRVLKIGTLGWYHDNVRNRFKRFGSAKVMRSLYKRLNGDGGRDDDTQSMPDVRSHVYNGAEDDHIETEVQRYKVMRKSKRLLSVHPLDFDPEEYFPYSRRPSVQQMQEDRGYRNDVDYDMYNHRVNRRKSLDRYAMRPDDYGDSRMVRTRSLSKISSSVARQQYVDTSDEDEYPRYPPAYQQYPHRRKNSRASSQENLGQAPPMNELNKRMSAIESLLNRLEEKMTPADETATSSVQNEEEKLRRKLSELAGNLSDKGLSSDDEPGKKSFSVGKSLAGVKGGPVVTLDSLKDKELSSSSDEMPTEAQKVYMAAGQSYELETKLRRLEQSAKTRFGGTTDSELSELEDVVALTAARVQSAESEVSDIESKIAALNAAGSKKKVSGSHQRKKAPQDFSKTSNGAQWKSSNMF; encoded by the exons GGATCTGAAGACAAAGATCCAGAAGGAGGACACCAAGCGAGAGCTGCTGGGTTCTCAGAGCCAGCTATCAGACTCTCACTGCATCCGCTGCCTGCAGCCCTTTAAGTTCCTGGTCAACAGTAAGCGCCAGTGTCTGGACTGCCACATGTACACCTGCAAGTCCTGCAGCCGCTACAACAAGAAGGAGCACGGCTGGGTGTGTGACAACTGCCGCATGACCAG GGTGCTGAAAATCGGCACTCTTGGTTGGTACCACGACAACGTACGGAATCGCTTCAAACGCTTTGGCAGTGCGAAGGTGATGAGGTCATTGTACAAGAGGCTGAATGGAGACG GTGGTCGTGATGACGACACTCAGAGTATGCCGGATGTCCGCAGCC ATGTGTATAACGGTGCCGAGGACGACCACATAGAGACCGAGGTTCAGCGCTACAAAGTG ATGAGGAAGAGCAAACGCTTGCTGTCAGTTCATCCTCTGGACTTTGACCCCGAGGAATATTTCCCTTATTCACGACGACCTTCTGTACAG cagatgcaggaggatcgCGGGTACAGGAATGACGTGGACTACGACATGTACAACCACCGAGTGAACCGCAGGAAGAGTCTGGACCGATACGCCATGAGACCAG ATGACTACGGCGACAGCAGGATGGTCCGGACTCGTTCTCTGTCTAAGATCAGCTCCTCGGTTGCTCGGCAGCAGTACGTGGACACCTCGGACGAGGACGAATACCCGAGGTACCCCCCAGCATACCAGCAGTACCCCCATCGTCGCAAGAACAGCAGAGCGTCCTCCCAGGAGAACCTGGGACAAGCCCCACCC ATGAATGAGCTGAACAAACGAATGTCGGCCATCGAGAGTCTGCTGAACCGCCTGGAGGAGAAGATGACACCTGCTGATGAG ACGGCGACTTCGTCGGTTCAGAACGAGGAGGAGAAGCTGAGGAGGAAGCTGAGCGAGCTGGCGGGGAACCTTAGTGATAAGGGACTGTCCTCAGACGACGAGCCCGGGAAGAAGTCCTTCTCTGTGGGTAAAAGTCTGGCTGGTGTAAAGGGTGGCCCGGTGGTCACTCTGGACTCTCTGAAAGATAAAGAGCTGAGCTCATCCAGCGACGAGATGCCCACCGAAGCTCAGAAG GTGTACATGGCGGCCGGTCAGTCGTATGAGCTGGAGACGAAGTTGAGGCGACTCGAGCAGAGCGCCAAGACTCGCTTCGGGGGGACGACAGACTCGGAGCTGTCGGAGCTGGAGGACGTGGTGGCGCTGACCGCCGCACGAGTCCAGAGCGCCGAGAGCGAG GTGTCGGATATCGAGAGTAAGATTGCTGCTCTGAACGCTGCAGGATCAAAGAAGAAG GTTTCTGGATCTCATCAGAGGAAAAAAGCACCCCAGGATTTCTCCA AAACCAGTAACGGAGCCCAGTGGAAATCCAGCAACATGTTCTGA